A part of Astatotilapia calliptera chromosome 15, fAstCal1.2, whole genome shotgun sequence genomic DNA contains:
- the LOC113037487 gene encoding C-1-tetrahydrofolate synthase, cytoplasmic-like, which translates to MLSLAAHSLCVRATGYQQSLHSIATVISGNKTSKIVRERLKKEVEKMASQFSGFRPGLVVLQVGDRDDSNLYISTKLKAAAEVGIEAKHIRLPNTTTQDEVLHSIMSVNENACVHGLIVQLPLDSANCIDTEFVTNAVSSQKDVDGLSCINAGKLSRGDLNDCFIPCTPNACMELIRQTGVFVAGKHAVVIGRSKIVGAPMHDLLLWNHATVTTCHSKTPDLPEQVGRADILVVGAGRAEMVRGEWVKEGAVVIDCGINHVPDETRPSGKRVVGDVHYSSASQRAGYITPVPGGVGPMTVAMLMENTVQSAQRFLLKLRR; encoded by the exons ATGTTGTCCTTGGCCGCCCACTCGCTCTGTGTCAGGGCCACCGGTTACCAACAAAGCCTGCACTCCATAGCAACTGTCATCTCCGGGAACAAAACGTCCAA AATAGTGAGGGAGAGACTGAAGAAGGAGGTGGAGAAGATGGCGAGTCAGTTCTCCGGGTTCAGACCGGGCCTGGTGGTCCTGCAG gtggGAGACAGAGATGACTCTAACCTGTACATCAGCACCAAACTGAAGGCTGCAGCTGAG GTTGGAATTGAAGCCAAACATATCCGGCTGCCGAACACAACCACGCAGGACGAG GTGCTGCACAGCATCATGTCTGTGAATGAGAACGCGTGCGTACACGGTCTGATCGTGCAGCTGCCATTGGACTCCGCAAACTGCATTGACACTGAGTTCGTCACCAACGCTGTGTCCTCGCAAAAAGACGTAGATGG gctgaGCTGCATTAATGCAGGTAAACTGTCTCGAGGAGATCTGAATGACTGCTTCATCCCCTGCACCCCCAACGCCTGCATGGAGCTCATCAGACAGACAG GCGTGTTTGTGGCGGGGAAGCACGCGGTGGTTATTGGTCGCAGTAAAATCGTTGGCGCTCCGATGCACGACCTGCTGCTGTGGAACCATGCCACTGTGACCACCTGCCACTCAAAGACACCTGACCTACCTGAGCAG GTGGGCCGGGCTGATATCCTAGTGGTGGGGGCCGGCAGAGCAGAGATGGTGAGAGGAGAGTGGGTGAAGGAGGGTGCCGTGGTCATTGACTGTGGAATTAACCATGTCCCCG ATGAGACAAGGCCCAGCGGTAAGCGAGTGGTTGGAGACGTTCACTACTCCTCCGCCAGTCAGAGAGCAGGATACATCACACCTGTTCCAGGAGGGGTGGGGCCAATGACGGTGGCCATGCTCATGgag